The proteins below are encoded in one region of Syntrophotalea carbinolica DSM 2380:
- the asnS gene encoding asparagine--tRNA ligase, whose amino-acid sequence MATNHGLRSRRIRIKEILPSSQPMSALCVCGWVRSVRRGKEVTFIALNDGSCMANLQVVLTPEVDGFATVSRCGTGAAMQVEGELIASPAAGQEWELHARQVKILGDTDSDYPLQKKRHSFEFLRSIAHLRPRANTFGAVFRMRSALSFAIHRFFRERGFLYVHTPIITANDCEGAGEMFRVSTLPADRPPLTEGKIDWRQDFFGEKTGLTVSGQLQGELFATAFSDIYTFGPTFRAENSHTSRHAAEFWMIEPEIAFADLADDCALAEEFLRYLVRFALDECGEDLAFFNQRIEPGLIDKLETLARADFSVMTYSEAIRRLQQAPVDFEYPVAWGADLQSEHERYLTEQVVGGPLFVTDYPADIKAFYMRLNDDGRTVAAMDLLVPRVGEIIGGSQREERLDVLMGKMNSVGIEAQHLDWYLDTRRWGSCPHAGFGLGFERLLMYVTGMENIRDVIPFPRTPGHARF is encoded by the coding sequence ATGGCGACAAATCATGGCCTGCGTTCGCGCAGGATTCGTATTAAAGAGATACTGCCCTCATCGCAGCCGATGTCAGCGTTGTGTGTATGTGGCTGGGTGCGTAGCGTACGACGCGGTAAGGAGGTCACCTTCATCGCTCTGAACGACGGTTCGTGTATGGCCAATTTGCAGGTGGTGCTGACCCCCGAGGTGGACGGTTTCGCAACGGTATCACGTTGCGGAACCGGAGCCGCCATGCAGGTGGAGGGCGAACTGATAGCTTCGCCCGCCGCCGGGCAGGAGTGGGAACTGCACGCCCGACAGGTGAAAATCCTCGGGGATACCGACAGTGACTATCCCCTTCAGAAAAAGCGCCATAGTTTCGAGTTCCTGCGTTCCATCGCGCATCTGCGTCCGCGCGCCAACACCTTTGGTGCGGTTTTCCGCATGCGCAGCGCCTTGTCGTTCGCCATCCACCGCTTTTTCCGTGAACGCGGTTTCCTCTATGTGCATACCCCCATCATTACCGCCAACGACTGCGAGGGGGCGGGGGAAATGTTTCGCGTCAGTACCCTGCCGGCGGATCGGCCGCCCCTGACGGAGGGGAAAATCGATTGGCGGCAGGACTTTTTCGGCGAAAAGACCGGTTTAACCGTCAGCGGTCAGCTGCAGGGGGAATTGTTCGCGACGGCCTTTTCCGATATCTACACGTTTGGGCCTACTTTTCGTGCCGAGAATTCCCATACCAGTCGCCATGCCGCCGAATTCTGGATGATCGAACCGGAGATCGCTTTTGCGGATCTGGCCGACGATTGCGCCCTGGCTGAGGAGTTTCTGCGTTATCTGGTGCGCTTTGCCCTGGACGAATGCGGCGAAGATCTGGCCTTTTTCAATCAACGGATCGAGCCCGGTCTGATCGACAAACTCGAAACACTGGCCCGCGCCGATTTTTCCGTCATGACCTACAGCGAGGCGATCAGGCGCCTGCAGCAGGCGCCCGTCGATTTCGAGTATCCGGTGGCCTGGGGCGCGGATCTGCAGTCCGAGCACGAACGCTACCTGACCGAGCAGGTGGTCGGAGGACCTTTGTTCGTGACCGACTATCCGGCCGATATCAAGGCGTTTTACATGCGTCTGAACGATGACGGTCGTACCGTGGCGGCCATGGATCTGCTGGTGCCGCGGGTCGGAGAGATTATCGGCGGCAGCCAGCGCGAAGAGCGTCTCGACGTGTTGATGGGCAAAATGAACTCCGTCGGCATCGAGGCGCAGCATCTCGACTGGTATCTCGACACCCGCCGCTGGGGCAGTTGCCCCCATGCCGGTTTCGGACTTGGTTTCGAGCGTCTGTTGATGTATGTCACCGGTATGGAAAATATTCGCGATGTGATTCCGTTTCCGCGGACACCGGGACATGCTCGTTTTTGA
- the trpS gene encoding tryptophan--tRNA ligase, which yields MRVLSGIQPSGSLHLGNYFGMMKKMVDYQEHHELFCFIANYHAMTSVTDGKALAKGTLEAAANFLALGLDPEKSVFWVQSDVPEVQELTWALSNFTPMGLLERCHSYKDKVAKGIAPNHGLFAYPVLMAADILLFGGELVPVGKDQKQHLEVARDIAIKFNNQYGDVMVIPEPDIDDELATIPGLDGQKMSKSYKNTIDLFLDDKALRKQVMRIVTDPTPVEDPKNPDTCNVFQIYRLFLDKQQEQALRQRYLAGGLGYGEVKQELFETVRDFFAPYTRRREELLADKEQLRKILAEGAQKARYAASKILRKVRKKTGLVY from the coding sequence ATGCGCGTTCTTTCCGGCATTCAGCCTTCCGGCTCTTTGCACCTGGGCAACTATTTCGGCATGATGAAAAAGATGGTCGACTACCAGGAGCATCATGAACTGTTCTGCTTCATCGCCAACTATCACGCCATGACCAGTGTCACCGACGGTAAGGCGCTGGCCAAAGGCACTTTGGAAGCCGCCGCCAATTTCCTGGCCCTGGGGCTCGATCCCGAGAAGAGCGTCTTCTGGGTGCAATCCGACGTCCCGGAAGTACAGGAATTGACCTGGGCGCTGTCCAACTTCACCCCCATGGGACTGCTGGAACGCTGTCACAGCTACAAAGACAAGGTCGCCAAGGGCATCGCCCCCAATCACGGGCTATTTGCCTACCCGGTGCTGATGGCGGCCGATATCCTGCTGTTCGGCGGGGAACTGGTGCCGGTCGGCAAGGATCAGAAACAACATCTGGAAGTTGCCCGCGACATCGCCATCAAGTTCAACAATCAATACGGTGACGTGATGGTCATCCCCGAGCCGGACATCGACGACGAACTCGCCACCATCCCCGGTCTCGACGGACAGAAGATGAGCAAAAGCTACAAAAACACCATCGACCTGTTCCTCGACGACAAAGCCCTGCGCAAGCAGGTGATGCGCATCGTCACCGATCCCACCCCCGTCGAGGACCCCAAAAATCCGGACACATGCAACGTTTTCCAGATCTATCGGCTGTTTCTGGACAAACAGCAGGAACAAGCCCTGCGCCAGCGCTACCTGGCCGGCGGGCTGGGCTATGGCGAGGTCAAGCAGGAATTGTTCGAAACGGTACGCGACTTCTTCGCACCCTATACACGCCGCCGCGAGGAACTGCTCGCCGACAAGGAGCAGCTGCGCAAGATTCTCGCCGAGGGTGCGCAGAAAGCCCGCTATGCCGCTTCCAAAATCTTGCGCAAGGTGCGCAAAAAGACCGGGTTGGTATATTAA
- the lon gene encoding endopeptidase La, which yields MTDDRDKTNEDPEKIIEADFNPEDPDDADIAEDAKEGLVVATDVLPSTLPIIPLRPRPAFPGILTPMVFTGEKHVALAKRAVDTPSKMMGLVLAKEVDEPDSLENLHRFGVVGRVMKVLHTDDDSIHLLVNCLERFSIRELTESEEGLFARVDYHYATELSVNPELKAYSMAIITTLKELVQINPLYSEEIKMFLNRQSMDDPGRLTDFAANLTSGDGQLLQEILETIDVRNRIDKVLVLLKKELEVSRLQTKISKQIEQKVSAQQREFFLREQLKAIKKELGLEKEGKVSEIEKYQKRLKNLTLSEEAQKTIDEEIEKLRLIEPSSPEYNVSRNYLDWLTILPWGKFSKDNYNIERARRVLDRDHYGLKDVKDRILEFIAVGMLKGDISGSILCLVGPPGVGKTSIGKSIAAALNRTFYRFSLGGMRDEAEIKGHRRTYIGAMPGRFIQAMKSAGTANPVLMLDEIDKVGASFQGDPASALLEVLDPEQNSSFRDHYLDVPFDLSNVLFVATANQLDTIPAPLLDRMEIIRLAGYILEEKLEIARRYLIPKALENHGLKKGQVTIRKDALRAIIDGYAREAGVRNLENRIKKIMRHAAMEFSQGRTDKITVSKKDVAAILGKPIFTEEEVFEDVPGVVTGLAWTSMGGATLQIEATAMPSRNKGFKQTGQLGKVMVESSDIAYSYVMAHLEEYGADPEFFDKHFVHLHVPAGATPKDGPSAGVTMATALLSMITGKPVIKKLGMTGELTLTGKVLPIGGVKEKIIAVKRIGLTTVILPEANRKDFEELPDHLRENLSVHFAGDYRDVYQVAFG from the coding sequence ATGACTGACGACCGGGACAAAACAAACGAAGACCCTGAGAAAATCATAGAGGCCGATTTCAACCCGGAGGATCCGGACGACGCCGACATCGCGGAAGACGCCAAAGAAGGGCTGGTGGTGGCTACGGATGTGCTGCCAAGCACCCTGCCGATCATTCCCTTGCGCCCCCGTCCGGCTTTTCCCGGCATCCTGACCCCGATGGTCTTTACCGGGGAAAAGCATGTCGCCCTGGCCAAGCGTGCCGTGGATACACCCTCCAAAATGATGGGACTGGTACTGGCCAAAGAGGTCGATGAGCCTGACAGTCTGGAGAACCTGCACCGCTTCGGTGTGGTTGGCCGCGTCATGAAAGTGCTGCACACCGATGATGACAGCATCCACCTGCTGGTCAATTGTCTGGAACGTTTCTCCATTCGCGAACTGACCGAGTCCGAGGAGGGCCTGTTCGCCCGGGTCGACTACCATTACGCCACCGAGCTTTCCGTCAATCCGGAACTGAAGGCCTACTCCATGGCCATCATCACCACCCTGAAAGAACTGGTTCAGATCAATCCGCTATACAGCGAAGAGATCAAAATGTTCCTCAATCGCCAGAGCATGGACGATCCCGGGCGCCTGACCGATTTCGCCGCCAACCTGACCTCGGGCGACGGACAGTTGCTGCAGGAGATCCTCGAAACCATCGATGTGCGCAATCGCATCGACAAAGTGTTGGTGCTGCTGAAAAAGGAACTGGAAGTATCGCGACTTCAGACCAAAATCTCCAAGCAGATCGAGCAGAAGGTCAGTGCCCAGCAACGGGAATTTTTCCTGCGCGAACAGCTCAAGGCCATCAAAAAGGAACTCGGCCTGGAAAAAGAGGGCAAGGTCAGCGAAATCGAAAAGTACCAGAAGCGCCTCAAAAACCTGACCCTCAGCGAAGAAGCCCAAAAAACCATCGACGAGGAGATCGAAAAACTCCGTCTCATCGAGCCTTCCTCGCCGGAATACAACGTATCGCGCAACTACCTCGACTGGCTGACCATCCTGCCCTGGGGTAAGTTCAGTAAAGATAACTACAATATCGAACGCGCCCGGCGGGTTCTCGACCGCGACCATTACGGTCTCAAGGATGTCAAGGATCGGATTCTCGAGTTCATCGCCGTCGGCATGCTCAAAGGCGATATTTCCGGTTCGATTCTGTGCCTGGTCGGCCCTCCGGGGGTCGGCAAGACATCCATCGGCAAAAGCATCGCCGCGGCCCTGAACCGTACCTTCTACCGTTTCTCCCTCGGCGGCATGCGTGACGAGGCCGAGATCAAGGGGCATCGCCGCACCTACATCGGCGCCATGCCGGGCCGTTTCATTCAGGCCATGAAGAGCGCCGGCACCGCCAACCCGGTGCTGATGCTCGACGAGATCGACAAGGTCGGTGCCTCCTTCCAGGGCGATCCGGCCTCGGCTCTGCTCGAGGTGCTCGACCCGGAACAGAACAGCAGCTTCCGCGACCATTATCTGGACGTGCCCTTCGATCTGTCCAACGTGCTGTTCGTGGCCACGGCCAACCAGCTCGACACCATTCCGGCGCCGTTGTTGGACCGTATGGAAATCATCCGCCTGGCCGGCTACATCCTTGAGGAAAAGCTGGAAATCGCCCGGCGCTACCTGATCCCCAAGGCGCTTGAAAACCATGGCCTGAAAAAAGGCCAGGTGACCATCCGCAAGGATGCCCTGCGCGCCATTATCGACGGTTACGCCCGCGAAGCCGGGGTGCGCAACCTGGAAAACCGCATCAAAAAGATCATGCGCCATGCCGCCATGGAATTTTCCCAGGGCCGCACCGACAAGATCACCGTCTCCAAGAAGGATGTGGCGGCTATTCTGGGCAAACCTATTTTTACCGAAGAAGAGGTTTTCGAGGATGTACCGGGCGTGGTCACGGGCCTGGCCTGGACCAGTATGGGCGGTGCCACGCTGCAGATCGAAGCGACCGCCATGCCCAGCAGAAACAAGGGCTTCAAACAGACCGGTCAGCTCGGCAAAGTCATGGTCGAAAGTTCCGACATCGCCTATTCTTATGTGATGGCCCATCTCGAGGAGTACGGCGCCGATCCCGAATTTTTCGACAAGCATTTCGTGCATTTGCACGTACCGGCCGGCGCCACCCCCAAGGACGGCCCGTCTGCCGGCGTCACCATGGCCACCGCCCTGCTGTCGATGATCACCGGCAAACCGGTGATTAAAAAGCTCGGCATGACCGGCGAGCTGACCCTGACCGGCAAGGTATTGCCCATCGGCGGCGTAAAGGAAAAAATCATTGCCGTTAAACGTATCGGGCTGACCACCGTGATCCTTCCGGAAGCCAACCGCAAGGATTTCGAGGAACTCCCCGACCATCTGCGGGAAAACCTGAGCGTACATTTCGCCGGGGACTACCGGGATGTTTACCAAGTCGCCTTCGGATAA
- the polA gene encoding DNA polymerase I, with translation MTDQAQRIYLIDGSSYIYRAYYAIRQLSNSKGLATNAVYGFTNMLLKVVRDEQPDHLAVIFDAKGPTFRKEIYPEYKANRSAMPEDLRPQIPVIKELVKAFNMPALELEGYEADDIIATLARRFAERGMAVTVVTGDKDLMQVVSERVRLLDTMKDQVVGLAEVAERFGGTPDKVVEVQALAGDSSDNVPGVPGIGEKTARTLIAQFGTLENLLANIDQVSGKKRQENLRQFGEQARLSKKLVSLVDDLSLDVDYDNFDLSEPNHEALTHLFKELEFHKLLQEFSSDERASGEHYQTVVTEDQLDDLIHALKKAGRFAFDTETTSLVATRADLVGISFAIKPGEGWYLPVGHRYLGVPEQLDRALVIDKLRPLMADTQLAKIAQNAKYDLLVLRRAGLEVAGLSCDTMLASYLANPAAKSHGLDTLASELLGYRTIGYTEVTGKGKKQIGFEEVEIEKATVYATEDADITLRLADKLEPQLAETGQGELFRTVELPLVTVLSDMEWQGVRIDADFLKGLSADMKTRLATLEGEIHELSGRSFNVASPKQLGEVLFEHLKLPRGKKTKTGWSTDVEVLTNLAEEHPIAARVLDYRSVAKLKSTYCDALPKLIHPDTGRIHTSFNQAVTATGRLSSSDPNLQNIPIRTEEGRRIREAFVPAEGNLLLAADYSQVELRILAHMADEPALKESFAHGEDIHARTASEIFGVFLELVTPEMRRQAKTINFGVLYGMSAFGLAKSLGIARKEAQTYIDNYFARYPKVLEFMEAKKAEAREKQYVTTLLGRRCAVPEIASKNGAVRGYAERNAINYPIQGSAADIIKVAMLRIHERLKAEKLETKMVLQVHDELVFDMPAAEQAAVENLVREQMEHAFELDVPLLVDMGVGRNWREAH, from the coding sequence ATGACCGACCAGGCCCAGCGCATTTATCTTATCGATGGTTCTTCCTACATCTATCGGGCATATTACGCCATCCGCCAGCTGTCCAATTCCAAAGGGCTTGCGACCAATGCCGTGTACGGGTTTACCAACATGTTGCTCAAGGTGGTGCGCGACGAGCAGCCCGATCACCTGGCGGTGATTTTCGATGCCAAGGGGCCGACCTTTCGTAAGGAAATTTATCCCGAATACAAGGCCAACCGTTCTGCCATGCCTGAAGATCTGCGCCCGCAGATCCCGGTTATCAAGGAACTGGTGAAGGCTTTTAACATGCCGGCTCTGGAACTTGAAGGTTACGAGGCGGACGATATCATCGCCACCCTGGCACGGCGCTTCGCCGAGCGGGGCATGGCGGTTACCGTGGTAACCGGCGACAAGGATTTGATGCAGGTTGTCAGCGAGCGGGTGCGGCTGCTCGATACCATGAAAGATCAGGTCGTCGGTCTGGCTGAAGTGGCCGAGCGTTTTGGCGGTACTCCCGATAAGGTGGTGGAGGTGCAGGCCCTGGCCGGCGACAGTTCGGACAATGTGCCGGGAGTGCCGGGAATCGGTGAAAAAACCGCGCGTACCCTGATCGCGCAATTCGGCACGCTGGAAAATCTGCTGGCCAATATCGATCAGGTGTCGGGTAAAAAGCGCCAGGAAAACCTGCGCCAGTTCGGTGAACAGGCCCGTTTGTCCAAAAAGCTGGTTAGCCTGGTGGACGATCTTTCGCTTGACGTCGATTACGACAACTTTGACCTTAGCGAACCGAACCACGAGGCTCTTACCCATCTGTTCAAGGAACTGGAGTTTCACAAGTTGCTGCAGGAATTCTCCAGCGACGAGAGGGCCAGCGGCGAGCATTACCAGACGGTGGTTACGGAAGACCAGCTCGATGATCTGATTCATGCCTTGAAAAAGGCCGGCCGCTTCGCGTTCGACACGGAGACCACCAGTCTTGTCGCCACGCGTGCCGACCTGGTCGGGATATCCTTTGCGATCAAGCCCGGTGAAGGCTGGTATCTGCCGGTGGGGCACCGCTATCTGGGGGTACCGGAGCAACTGGATCGGGCGTTGGTGATCGATAAATTGCGACCGCTGATGGCGGATACGCAGTTGGCCAAAATCGCGCAGAACGCCAAGTACGACCTGCTGGTGTTGCGCCGTGCCGGGCTGGAAGTGGCGGGGTTGAGCTGCGATACCATGCTGGCTTCCTATCTGGCCAACCCGGCGGCCAAATCCCACGGTCTCGACACCCTGGCTTCGGAGCTGCTCGGCTATCGCACCATCGGTTACACCGAGGTGACGGGCAAGGGCAAAAAACAGATCGGCTTCGAAGAAGTCGAGATCGAAAAGGCCACGGTTTATGCCACCGAAGATGCCGACATCACCCTGCGGCTGGCCGATAAGCTGGAACCGCAGCTGGCGGAAACGGGTCAGGGCGAATTGTTTCGAACAGTGGAACTGCCGCTGGTGACGGTACTGAGCGATATGGAGTGGCAAGGCGTGCGCATCGATGCCGACTTTCTCAAGGGATTGTCGGCGGATATGAAGACGCGACTGGCGACGCTGGAGGGGGAAATTCACGAACTTTCCGGTCGGTCGTTCAACGTGGCGTCCCCCAAGCAGCTCGGCGAGGTGTTGTTCGAGCACCTGAAGTTGCCGCGCGGTAAAAAGACCAAGACCGGCTGGTCTACCGATGTCGAAGTCCTGACCAACCTTGCTGAAGAACATCCGATCGCCGCCAGGGTGCTCGATTATCGCTCGGTGGCCAAGCTCAAAAGCACTTATTGCGATGCGCTACCCAAGCTGATTCATCCCGATACCGGGCGGATCCATACCTCTTTCAATCAGGCGGTAACGGCAACCGGACGCCTTTCTTCGAGCGATCCGAATCTGCAGAATATACCCATCCGTACAGAGGAGGGGCGCCGTATTCGCGAAGCCTTTGTGCCGGCCGAGGGAAATCTGCTGCTGGCGGCGGACTATTCCCAGGTGGAATTACGGATTCTGGCACACATGGCTGACGAGCCGGCTCTCAAGGAGAGTTTCGCGCATGGCGAAGACATTCATGCGCGCACCGCAAGCGAGATCTTCGGTGTGTTTCTGGAGCTTGTCACGCCGGAAATGCGCCGCCAGGCCAAAACCATCAATTTCGGTGTGCTTTACGGCATGAGCGCCTTCGGCCTGGCCAAATCCCTCGGCATCGCGCGCAAGGAAGCCCAGACCTATATCGACAATTATTTTGCCCGTTACCCCAAGGTGCTGGAATTCATGGAGGCCAAAAAGGCCGAAGCGCGGGAAAAGCAATATGTCACGACCCTTCTCGGAAGGCGTTGCGCCGTACCGGAGATCGCCAGTAAAAACGGCGCGGTCCGCGGTTATGCCGAACGCAATGCCATCAACTATCCGATTCAGGGCTCGGCGGCCGACATCATCAAGGTGGCCATGCTGCGCATTCACGAACGCCTGAAGGCCGAAAAACTGGAGACCAAGATGGTGCTTCAGGTGCATGACGAACTGGTGTTCGATATGCCTGCCGCAGAACAGGCCGCCGTGGAAAACCTGGTGCGGGAGCAGATGGAACACGCCTTTGAGCTCGATGTGCCGCTGTTGGTCGATATGGGCGTCGGGCGTAACTGGCGCGAGGCGCACTGA
- a CDS encoding DUF1318 domain-containing protein: protein MKKRSLVCSLAVVCLVAACVTINIYFPAEEVRSAADRIVNEVWGEGNGQTPSSPTESAPSVEPGPTGFLKMLVGPSTAWAARGVNGADINISTPQIRAIKAAMKQRTGDLRPYLDAGQIGIGQDGLLKVRTLEGLDLRGRGQAQRLVNAENQDRLRLYREIASEIAKNPERTATPAQVQDIFADSWRSQAAAGWYVEAGDGTWRRR from the coding sequence ATGAAAAAACGATCTTTGGTATGTTCTTTGGCGGTTGTTTGTCTGGTGGCGGCTTGCGTAACCATCAATATCTATTTTCCCGCCGAAGAGGTGCGCAGTGCAGCCGATCGCATCGTCAACGAAGTCTGGGGTGAGGGCAACGGCCAGACGCCATCCTCGCCAACGGAGTCGGCACCGTCGGTCGAGCCCGGTCCGACCGGTTTTTTGAAGATGCTTGTGGGCCCGTCTACGGCCTGGGCTGCACGGGGCGTCAATGGGGCGGACATCAATATAAGCACCCCGCAGATCCGCGCCATCAAGGCGGCCATGAAACAGCGTACAGGCGATTTGCGCCCCTATCTCGATGCCGGACAGATCGGCATCGGGCAGGATGGTCTGCTCAAGGTCAGGACGCTTGAGGGGCTTGACCTGCGGGGGCGCGGACAGGCTCAACGCCTGGTGAACGCCGAGAACCAGGATCGTCTGCGTTTGTATCGCGAGATTGCCAGTGAAATCGCCAAGAATCCCGAACGTACCGCAACGCCTGCTCAAGTGCAGGACATATTTGCCGATTCCTGGCGGAGCCAGGCGGCGGCCGGCTGGTATGTGGAGGCCGGTGACGGAACCTGGCGGCGCAGGTAG
- a CDS encoding type II secretion system protein: MTHRAVCSERGSTLLMVLAAMVILGLTLGIAGNSWKNIVQRDREEELFFRGDQYRRAIVSFHNAWGVYPKQLDELLMDRRALHVRRHLRRLYSDPMTGAPFELVRDGAGRIHGVFSADNARPFRRQGFPPEYETFGKAGSYRDWKFVFEPGRNDEGDDTAVSASGPFQ; encoded by the coding sequence ATGACGCATCGTGCGGTTTGCAGTGAACGTGGCAGTACTCTGCTGATGGTGCTGGCGGCCATGGTGATTCTGGGGCTGACGCTGGGGATCGCCGGTAACTCATGGAAGAATATCGTTCAACGGGATCGCGAAGAAGAGCTGTTTTTTCGCGGAGATCAGTATCGCCGGGCCATTGTCAGTTTTCACAATGCCTGGGGCGTCTATCCCAAACAGCTGGACGAATTGCTCATGGATCGTCGCGCGTTGCATGTGCGTCGTCATTTACGGCGGCTGTATTCTGATCCCATGACAGGCGCTCCTTTCGAGCTTGTCAGGGACGGCGCCGGGCGCATACATGGGGTTTTCAGTGCGGATAACGCTCGGCCTTTCCGGCGCCAGGGGTTTCCCCCTGAATACGAAACCTTCGGCAAGGCCGGCAGTTATCGGGATTGGAAATTCGTGTTTGAGCCTGGGCGGAACGACGAGGGCGACGACACGGCTGTGTCCGCTTCCGGTCCTTTTCAGTAA
- the mgtE gene encoding magnesium transporter, translating into MDQKQQLLLDTVKKLIRRGAYSNLSKVIGKTHPADIAHLFPHLTPKEQQTLFNLIEDTETAASVLSELDYVSGAQLLEKIGQEAISEVLQEMPYDDAVEIIRNMPEEIAEEILSTMKDEHSEEIEQLLKYDEDTAGGIMSTEFFCLPEETTVQQAIDALQQASDVEMVFYVYVVDRHNHLVGVLSLRQLLMVPPSRRLKEIMVTDVISVRTNKDQEEVAQLVERYNILALPVVDEWNKLVGLITVDDVIDVLREEATEDIYKMAGASEEELLYGHKSFKVARLRLPWLITNLFGGIITGYLMWRFRMTLEAVIALITFIPVITGMGGNVGGQSATIVVRGFATGNIDFSTLRKVFFKELRVGMIMGTVCGMTVGLVAYLWHHNIYLGLVVGLAMVSAMTVAATMGVLAPSFFKRMGIDPAIASSPFVQTANDITGILIYFGTATLFLAYLH; encoded by the coding sequence ATGGATCAGAAACAGCAACTTCTTCTGGATACCGTTAAAAAATTGATCCGCCGCGGAGCCTACTCCAACCTTTCCAAGGTTATCGGTAAAACACACCCCGCCGATATCGCCCATCTTTTTCCCCATCTGACGCCTAAAGAACAGCAAACCCTGTTTAACCTCATCGAGGATACCGAAACCGCTGCCAGCGTGCTGTCGGAACTCGATTATGTCAGTGGCGCGCAACTGCTGGAAAAAATCGGCCAGGAGGCCATTAGCGAGGTCCTCCAGGAGATGCCCTACGACGATGCCGTCGAAATCATCCGCAACATGCCTGAGGAGATTGCCGAAGAAATCCTCAGCACCATGAAGGATGAGCATTCCGAGGAAATCGAACAGCTGCTGAAATACGACGAAGATACCGCCGGCGGCATTATGTCGACGGAGTTTTTCTGTCTGCCCGAAGAGACGACGGTACAGCAGGCCATTGACGCTTTGCAGCAGGCCAGCGATGTGGAGATGGTGTTTTACGTGTATGTCGTGGATCGCCATAATCATCTGGTCGGGGTGTTGTCCCTGCGGCAGTTGCTGATGGTTCCGCCGTCCAGGCGTCTCAAGGAGATCATGGTCACCGACGTGATCAGTGTGCGTACCAACAAGGACCAGGAAGAGGTCGCGCAACTGGTCGAACGCTATAACATTCTGGCGTTGCCGGTCGTGGACGAGTGGAACAAGCTGGTCGGACTTATCACCGTCGACGATGTCATTGACGTGTTGCGCGAGGAGGCCACCGAAGATATCTACAAGATGGCCGGTGCCAGCGAAGAGGAATTGCTCTATGGGCACAAATCCTTCAAAGTCGCCCGGCTGCGTCTGCCCTGGCTGATTACCAACCTGTTCGGTGGCATCATTACCGGTTATCTCATGTGGCGTTTCAGGATGACCCTGGAAGCCGTTATCGCCCTGATAACCTTTATCCCGGTCATTACAGGTATGGGCGGTAATGTCGGCGGTCAGTCGGCGACCATCGTGGTGCGCGGTTTCGCTACCGGTAATATCGATTTCTCCACCTTGCGCAAGGTCTTCTTCAAGGAGTTGCGGGTCGGTATGATCATGGGGACCGTGTGCGGCATGACCGTGGGACTGGTGGCATATTTATGGCATCACAATATTTACCTGGGGCTGGTGGTCGGTTTGGCCATGGTCTCGGCCATGACCGTGGCTGCAACCATGGGGGTGCTGGCGCCGAGCTTTTTCAAGCGGATGGGGATCGACCCCGCTATCGCATCGAGTCCTTTTGTTCAGACGGCGAACGATATTACGGGGATTCTCATCTATTTCGGTACGGCCACCCTGTTTTTGGCCTATCTGCATTGA
- the recO gene encoding DNA repair protein RecO, which translates to MENCSSDAVVLHHFDYGEADRIVTLFSLEKGLIKGIARQARKSRKRFGAALEPFSTVHMRWQSRSGRDLVTLQDAELIDLRSGLRHNLLAMALAAYGCELVENLVGETGAQPPVYDLLTAFLTHVNHHGGSEEARLLLELRLLCLSGYAPHLVHCCKCGASFTSETVAFAASLGGSLCLDCVTGVDVQYLSLLSLGSLARALKAPLALFEGFRFGSQTLQQGGQVVSSMLRQQLTRPVKSLSFLSQLTEGSARVAAIR; encoded by the coding sequence ATGGAAAACTGTTCTTCGGATGCCGTGGTTCTGCATCACTTCGATTATGGTGAAGCGGATCGTATTGTGACCTTGTTCAGTCTGGAAAAGGGTTTGATCAAGGGCATTGCGCGTCAGGCGCGTAAAAGCCGCAAGCGTTTCGGCGCGGCTTTGGAGCCGTTTTCCACGGTGCATATGCGCTGGCAGTCGCGGTCGGGCCGCGACCTGGTCACGCTTCAGGATGCCGAACTCATCGATTTGCGCAGCGGTTTGCGGCACAATCTGCTGGCGATGGCCCTGGCAGCCTATGGGTGCGAGTTGGTCGAGAACCTGGTGGGTGAAACCGGGGCTCAGCCGCCGGTGTACGATTTGTTGACAGCCTTTCTCACCCATGTCAACCACCATGGCGGCTCCGAGGAGGCCCGCCTGCTGTTGGAACTGCGCCTGCTATGTCTTTCCGGATATGCTCCCCATCTTGTGCATTGTTGCAAATGCGGCGCTTCGTTTACGTCCGAAACCGTTGCCTTCGCCGCCTCGCTGGGGGGCAGTCTTTGCCTGGATTGCGTTACCGGAGTCGATGTGCAGTATCTCTCGCTTCTGTCTTTGGGGAGTCTGGCCCGCGCCCTCAAGGCCCCGTTGGCACTGTTTGAAGGTTTTCGCTTCGGGTCGCAGACGTTGCAGCAGGGGGGGCAGGTGGTTTCCTCTATGCTTCGGCAGCAGTTGACCCGGCCCGTCAAATCCTTGTCCTTTCTCAGTCAACTGACTGAAGGCAGCGCC